TGCGCAGCGGCACGAAGGGAATATCAGCCAAATCGATGCGTGCCTCGGCCGCATGGACGGTCGTTTTTCCATCCGGCATTTTCAAGATCGCTGCCGGTTGTCCTGGAAAATAAAATCGTGGGTTTAACCTCGGGTCGTCGAACGATTCGCGGACGAGTACGTGCGTCAGACGGTCGGTCTCGCGCCCGATGAGCGTCATGCAGGCGTAGAGAAGTGTGCCCAGCGTCTTGCGCCCCCCAGCGATGGAGGCTACCAGGTGCGTGTCCGGGTTTTCCACGATCGATCGAACCACCTCGAGGATGGAATTGGCCGCGGCCTCGTTCTCCTCGGACGTGCGGATGTCATCGAGGGGCGGTTTGCGGTGCGTCCCTTCGTCCCACCGGGTCAGGACGCGCAGGTCGTCGCTGCTGGCAGGGTCGAAGCGGAGCTTTCCCTTAAGGTTGTGCCCGTCGGTTTCCAGGCGCTCGCGCAGCAAGTCCCACACGCACTCTTCACCGAAGGCCAGTTGCGGCGAAAAAAGCTCACGCTCTATCTGCTCCCTACCGGTGCGGGTTGTAAGGACGATCACCCGGCTCGGTACCAGGGGAGGTTTCTCATGCGCCAGCGCCCAGACCGTTTCGGTTAATACCGCCGGCGACATGCCCGTTACGGCGAGCAGGACGGTTTTGGCGCCCTCAGCCGGTGTACCCGGTAAAGTTTTGTTCACGAACGCGAAGATACCCAACGGGTATCGAAGTCCGGGATCGGATTGGCTTCGCGGGTCAGGTCGAAGCCCAGAAACTCGGCGGCAATCTCTTTCATTTCGTTGAAGCCGTCCGCACTAATGGGGGCGACGCCGTGAGCCAGGATCGAAGCGTTGCGTTTCTCGGTGGCCCGGCGCCATCGGCTGCCCTTCCTGCCGAGCCGCAAATCATTCATCACCTTCTCCGCACGAGCGTCACCGAGCCGGTGAATCGCGCAGAAACAGAGTTCCAGACTCAATTTGACCTCACCGTCTTCATTTGGCCGGGACGGCTCCCAGCCCGCAAGCGCGGCAGGTACTCGGGCGTTTTTCCTGAGGTGCCCATTGATGAACGATCCATTGCTGGCCTCGCTCAGCCAGAGTTGCGCTTGCATCTCCATCGCCCGATAGAGCCGGGCGGCGGCATCTTCATAACGGCCCTGTTTTGCCGTACGTAACGCGTTATCGAGGATCTCACGCATTAGATCGACGCTGACCTCCTCTGTCTTGCATGCCTGGCAGATGGATAGCGAACGCTTTACAAAATCCAGGAGACCAAAATCAGCTACCCGGTCGTAACGCCTGGGATCGGCGATCCGGTCGTAAAGCTTGGGAATGTCCTTCACGGCTGGGCCCAGCCGCTCTGCGGTGTGTCCAAAATCCAGACGGTGCCGAGCTGCCGTTCCATGGGCGACCGAAGCAAGGGTCTCGAACAACGGCCGTTGCGGGACCCGCGGCGCAGTCTGCTCGAGCACGCGCGCGGCGCTTTCAAATAATCCATTGTCCCAGAGATCGCGCACCCGTTCCACTTCACGGATAGCCAACTCTGACCATGGGTTACTTTGGTAAAGCACGCGCT
The window above is part of the Verrucomicrobiota bacterium genome. Proteins encoded here:
- a CDS encoding TIGR02584 family CRISPR-associated protein, whose protein sequence is MNKTLPGTPAEGAKTVLLAVTGMSPAVLTETVWALAHEKPPLVPSRVIVLTTRTGREQIERELFSPQLAFGEECVWDLLRERLETDGHNLKGKLRFDPASSDDLRVLTRWDEGTHRKPPLDDIRTSEENEAAANSILEVVRSIVENPDTHLVASIAGGRKTLGTLLYACMTLIGRETDRLTHVLVRESFDDPRLNPRFYFPGQPAAILKMPDGKTTVHAAEARIDLADIPFVPLRNLFARELSRMPGSFSALIARCRQGIHERAADEITLNVHRSRAEIEINGARVRLAPKEQLVILFLTERARNAEPAFGTYKEALDSLNGYRRNLRTEALADNFSDWRRKEGLSTEMDDEAVRKAISGVRAKLKKSGSAAMALLPFLPEPGRFSISLPGRQIATAPEPALPPATAGIARRSQ
- a CDS encoding TIGR02710 family CRISPR-associated protein; the encoded protein is MKQTDSPQFPHCEAVLVSVGGAPAPILKVLESHRPLYVWYFCSGDSRKIADQIHAQLTWRPDRDFIEVERFEELEVCYRELRLHLPELLRKWKVAPETVLVDYSGGTKAMSAALVLAATELFQQFSYVGGAQREKAGLGIVVDGQERVLYQSNPWSELAIREVERVRDLWDNGLFESAARVLEQTAPRVPQRPLFETLASVAHGTAARHRLDFGHTAERLGPAVKDIPKLYDRIADPRRYDRVADFGLLDFVKRSLSICQACKTEEVSVDLMREILDNALRTAKQGRYEDAAARLYRAMEMQAQLWLSEASNGSFINGHLRKNARVPAALAGWEPSRPNEDGEVKLSLELCFCAIHRLGDARAEKVMNDLRLGRKGSRWRRATEKRNASILAHGVAPISADGFNEMKEIAAEFLGFDLTREANPIPDFDTRWVSSRS